In one Streptomyces marincola genomic region, the following are encoded:
- a CDS encoding RHS repeat-associated core domain-containing protein — protein sequence MAGPAAEHREAPRRHAPPAPGGPAVARGLDPATGGVLLSATDVHIPGTPPLRLVRHLRPGTRSGRRFGRVWGSTLDQCLILRRDGVRLIAEDGRVLDYPVPTPGGTVLPATGPRWPLAWDGNAGGAMTVRRPESGHTLRFHPVPGTPGAELPLVELADRRGNVLRVTYDGGLPAEVASGGHRVGITVREGRVAELRLLSAPDGPLLRRFHYDPAGNLTSVDSGTGPVERLRWDARRRLTGRAPGTGPWFQYAYDEAGRVTRAGTEDAAPAVLTYEDEPRRTTLTDSLGHTTVFAFDGEGRLVAETDPLGHTTRRAWGPHGLLVAETDPLGRTTRWERNAHGGLTAVILPDGSADPFPAEPADPQAPESWPPHPAGPADGAPGGAGHAAGREAAEGEEAAGHGDGTHRVHDSEGRLTELSDDEGNRWTWEYDPAGRLTSASDSSGRSVRYRYDAAGQCVGWTNGAGQRVSNRFDACGRLTEQRTESDVARYHYDKAGRLVAAENAETRVSWEYDATGAVLSETRDGRTVRFTRDAHGRRTGRLTPSGAVTGWAYDQAGRPAALRAGDGHLASIRDAEGREVARYLPGGPVLRFEPDAAGRPAVIVLPSGQRRVLHRREDGTPVRVEDSVAGVLDIAVDPAGRVVSVRGPGGTEEYRWEAEGGFAGAAPGYQCDGQGRVVKSGRLGFSWDALDRLTDVVTSDGQHWHYVYDPLGRRVAKQLLDDYGSVVSETTLAWEGLRPAEEVAPDGTAVAWHWAADGHRPLAQTTRVPGGAARWHAIVTDSVGTPTELIGTDGSVAWQRRASFWGAPASGTPAGAADCRLGFPGQLFDVETGLHYHVHRYYDARTGRYLSPDPCRVGPGACAYVPHPLRDSAPDGLLPGTGQAPPLPGPARLARALDLAVNRR from the coding sequence ATGGCCGGCCCGGCCGCCGAGCACCGAGAGGCACCACGTCGGCACGCGCCGCCCGCGCCGGGCGGCCCGGCCGTAGCGCGCGGCCTCGATCCGGCCACGGGCGGCGTGCTGTTGTCGGCCACCGACGTGCACATACCCGGAACGCCGCCGCTGCGGCTCGTCCGGCACCTGCGGCCCGGCACCAGGTCGGGACGGCGCTTCGGCCGCGTGTGGGGGTCCACGCTCGACCAGTGCCTGATCCTGCGCCGCGACGGCGTACGGCTGATCGCCGAGGACGGACGGGTGCTCGACTACCCGGTGCCCACGCCGGGCGGGACCGTGCTGCCGGCCACGGGCCCGCGCTGGCCGCTGGCCTGGGACGGCAACGCGGGCGGGGCGATGACCGTGCGGCGGCCCGAGTCGGGGCACACACTGCGCTTCCACCCCGTGCCCGGCACCCCGGGCGCGGAACTGCCCCTGGTCGAGCTGGCGGACCGCCGGGGCAACGTCCTGCGCGTGACGTACGACGGCGGCCTGCCGGCCGAGGTCGCGAGCGGCGGGCACCGCGTGGGGATCACGGTGCGCGAGGGCCGCGTCGCGGAACTGCGGCTGCTGAGCGCCCCGGACGGCCCGCTGCTGCGCCGCTTCCACTACGACCCGGCGGGCAACCTGACCTCCGTGGACAGCGGCACGGGACCCGTCGAACGGCTCCGGTGGGACGCGCGCCGGCGCCTCACCGGGCGCGCGCCCGGCACGGGACCGTGGTTCCAGTACGCCTACGACGAGGCCGGCCGGGTCACGCGGGCCGGGACCGAGGACGCGGCGCCCGCCGTGCTCACGTACGAGGACGAACCGCGCAGGACCACGCTGACCGACTCGCTCGGCCACACGACCGTGTTCGCGTTCGACGGCGAGGGGCGGCTCGTCGCCGAGACCGACCCGCTCGGGCACACCACACGCCGCGCATGGGGGCCGCACGGCCTGCTCGTCGCCGAGACCGATCCGCTGGGCCGGACCACCCGCTGGGAGAGGAACGCGCACGGCGGCCTCACCGCCGTCATCCTGCCCGACGGCTCGGCCGACCCGTTTCCGGCGGAACCGGCCGACCCGCAGGCGCCCGAGTCCTGGCCACCGCACCCCGCGGGGCCGGCGGACGGCGCCCCCGGCGGCGCCGGGCACGCGGCCGGACGCGAGGCGGCGGAGGGCGAGGAGGCGGCGGGGCACGGCGACGGCACACACCGCGTCCACGACTCCGAGGGCCGCCTGACGGAGCTGTCCGACGACGAGGGCAACCGCTGGACCTGGGAGTACGACCCCGCCGGACGCCTGACCTCGGCCTCCGACTCCTCCGGGCGCTCCGTCAGGTACCGGTACGACGCGGCCGGCCAGTGCGTCGGCTGGACGAACGGCGCGGGCCAGCGCGTCTCCAACCGCTTCGACGCGTGCGGACGCCTGACGGAGCAGCGCACCGAGAGCGATGTCGCGCGCTACCACTACGACAAGGCCGGGCGGCTCGTCGCCGCCGAGAACGCCGAGACGCGCGTGAGCTGGGAGTACGACGCCACGGGCGCGGTCCTGAGCGAGACCCGCGACGGCCGGACCGTGCGGTTCACCCGGGACGCGCACGGCAGGCGGACGGGGCGGCTCACCCCCTCCGGCGCGGTCACCGGGTGGGCGTACGACCAGGCGGGCCGCCCGGCCGCGCTGCGCGCGGGAGACGGGCACCTCGCCTCCATCCGCGACGCGGAGGGACGCGAGGTCGCGCGGTACCTGCCCGGCGGGCCGGTGCTCCGCTTCGAACCCGACGCGGCGGGCCGCCCCGCGGTCATCGTCCTGCCCTCCGGGCAGCGCCGGGTCCTGCACCGCCGCGAGGACGGCACACCGGTGCGCGTGGAGGACTCCGTCGCGGGCGTCCTCGACATCGCCGTGGACCCCGCGGGCCGTGTGGTGTCCGTCCGGGGCCCGGGCGGCACCGAGGAGTACCGCTGGGAGGCGGAGGGCGGATTCGCCGGCGCGGCGCCCGGCTACCAGTGCGACGGGCAGGGGCGCGTGGTGAAGTCGGGACGGCTCGGCTTCAGTTGGGACGCCCTCGACCGCCTGACGGACGTGGTCACCTCGGACGGACAGCACTGGCATTACGTGTACGACCCCCTTGGTCGCCGCGTCGCCAAACAACTGCTCGACGACTACGGCTCGGTGGTGAGTGAGACAACGCTGGCCTGGGAGGGCCTGCGGCCGGCCGAGGAGGTGGCCCCGGACGGCACGGCCGTCGCCTGGCACTGGGCGGCGGACGGCCACCGGCCGCTCGCCCAGACCACGCGGGTACCGGGCGGCGCCGCCCGCTGGCACGCGATCGTGACGGACTCCGTGGGCACCCCCACCGAACTCATCGGCACGGACGGGTCCGTCGCCTGGCAGCGCCGGGCCTCCTTCTGGGGCGCCCCCGCCTCCGGAACGCCGGCCGGTGCGGCGGACTGCCGACTCGGCTTCCCCGGACAGCTGTTCGACGTCGAGACCGGCCTGCACTACCACGTGCACCGCTACTACGACGCCAGGACCGGCCGTTACCTCTCGCCCGACCCGTGCCGGGTGGGACCCGGCGCCTGCGCCTACGTCCC